In Pelodiscus sinensis isolate JC-2024 chromosome 2, ASM4963464v1, whole genome shotgun sequence, the following proteins share a genomic window:
- the LOC102463830 gene encoding uncharacterized protein LOC102463830 isoform X1 produces MHSGESQLQPLPDGSRNASSASTPSGDSSLPSALTLPPTPLAADPACPSLAAMDPSLGSPGALAFLPTKNEDRPQPEGASCDTAAGGSPTSLAALSECSQVLLETPPKVCTAPPDLLGVDMLDTRIVMGEETRCSSDERGAEQPGSRLEAKVPAAEAVSPVADAGEELSEEEEPIPESSLEDAGKRLAQVTPGESPCLKSRDNRQVCVYQPPRPLPWEPREPSLAPKEIALPQGETTAAVPSPSPLPAKDAHPELAEGESTQGKPALDPDLYFTAPSTPIKTVYSHLKHHPYAKDSLSEEQGELDSEGLGSPPTSPSGSYITAEGGSWASSGTSSTSPSCSPNLIAESETLEASAAYEEPLLEPELSEPALFPRHSGLAPEQMEEEGDVSLDSLGSGHTALAPEPAEEELDGQMTPEGERDSDIATSAARVPRTTELQASGELLPVPETDLPQPEEDSGDETEPRLSLLDGGLLKMDIFTLEQVGANLGAREAVKEPPESSLSSCSPTPLPGLQSESSSLSGTSCSSDAETPSSLQAEPTASSAELPPDFAEGPDNDQMIPATLLPFCGSLIFEAESLEITLFPQGESVENDLYGVEEDNTSASFQHSLSENSINEGVDESFAYQDDTSPSSDSASYDGEADVQLYSTERYAVVTPSAQEGEKPAAGDSEPGASCSGSESEMETSSDASDTDEEYAAFSELGGVPPTEAQVGLEPEGSVAPEDEPEGITEAEEQHPPARGEEMPKSEPLAEPPADGLSDAEESPESRSVSPPGRSWSPSLKPASATSPRGSFWRADSDGAGDSPGQSDPPSESSLGHRSSLSDTQEALEKGFPDAECLIACFDTDEEAEAFPGLEAAVAKAEPTSQATAEVCAMPWRGWEGMGTAIPLPWEQKPAPHALAEPPVGKGSDDAALEISARLKESEAHLLALLDQDGQDLEGKSEGPFEARLGADEASLEQPEVARADSEPVGECLIACFSSSEEELEEVSLDQVNNNEEQGELCVEASLGPQASLGGKDPEPNALLDTAGQMEPMLDKVLAPHPEPPLPPGETEPPSLDLHVMLDGSSTLCWQQDGEPASERESRGETSFSPAESSLLPQAAAVPLSAEPTGGQGAPSQEPAPADSRLPEPAQLRPQTETKDSHPRDPQLDQSRPGSTAPAEPSGATDQTLEMPGTSPQEKPQPAEAAEPAPEPEFGASPVAAAIETQPKAAAPAVSLGEPVETAVPEEGAREALRGEATEEARQASAWGREERSPRHPVLAPLRPLGDPLEMESPATPAWTRALPQAPQVCSVDANVPELRDDRGLVETAGSWEPEHAAGEEQDASALVSCSESGSLESAAVGRTDEVTGAQPGGQELPGGRGAQNQEAVEEGARPAQEVVATAEEEPAAPQARERLSHVLEEEARGAEATSEGGASCTEEVAQPEEDRPGTPLPQGKMAVELEESAEAAWAGDDLPGGAVLGGSWPPGPAALSPSPGFDSPAASAQEEPAEMASSRESSPEPPAASESFTSSSFAASAETLGEVLRLADPALEGFGREQAAPEQAESPRTRQEVGLKEAVPHPQYSHPSSASPASLVRGPSPEHSPAPRPPGQCLAVCLHYPSLHEAPRAARSERARRRAPLPAPGDQQPLFTASEAEIYVGQPPAEAGDRRPHGHLEAEGPDSMEPKAVAAEGPSASLGLREPSGALAETAAGLPAASHEQQQIAAMLQGSFGNLQASQLRAGPPCPTGSPLVTEAQSVLASLKERVWESSSGETTPDSWEASEAQEAEALPLPETPAHVLLSQGAQHAPGQAQESSREPGSPVPRPPSPDIRESVSPVPRPPSPDIRESVSPVPRPPSPDIRESVSPVPRPPSPDIRESVSPVLEDLDFADEDSGLHSEGPSEEEAAQPAKDEDESSRSPEEPAEPGISPGEAGVDGAEPEASCAGHLQSLPHREDQDDLPSQLPLGGSEGGRANEAPPTVEATSPLTPSSSPSPEPSAASLAEESPPPPESPPPPEPCSPPAAAPLAPGGPASPEVAVEEVPSPCSELLEVPPALSFPAPCSDEPVPGQKDTSGLPTPDTLSGTEDAWVENRPSLLLDSRKYLEALESAAPPAPCRDPFPGGPDARGRPPLPGNKDPRGRGSVSAEERRAHRGSIQSESSSSSESELPYRCPEIETLREAAGAALRDDRPRAGQRSWEVNHKGSCHDSESNDESLPELEEPDVSEPRAAQTQAQLTHSLGAGEETISKAKQSRSEKKARKAMSKLGLRQIHGVTRITIRKSKNILFVITKPDVFKSPASDIYIVFGEAKIEDLSQQVHKAAAEKFKVPMEHSPLITEAAPALAIKEESEEEEEVDETGLEVRDIELVMAQANVSRPKAVRALRHNNNDIVNAIMELTM; encoded by the exons ATGCATTCAGGAGAGAGCCAGCTGCAGCCACTCCCAG atggctctCGGAACGCCTCCAGCGCGTCCACCCCCAGCGGTGACTCctcgctcccctcagccctgacccTGCCGCCGACCCCCCTGGCAGCCGACCCCGCCTGCCCAAGCCTCGCCGCCATGGACCCCTCTCTCGGCAGCCCGGGGGCCCTGGCCTTCCTGCCCACCAAGAACGAGGACCGGCCCCAGCCCGAAGGAGCCAGCTGCGACACGGCTGCCGGCGGCTCGCCCACCAGCCTGGCCGCGCTGAGCGAGTGCAGCCAGGTCCTGCTGGAAACGCCTCCCAAAGTCTGCACGGCCCCCCCAGACCTGCTGGGCGTGGATATGCTGGACACCAGGATCGTGATGGGGGAGGAGACCCGGTGCAGCAGCGACGAAAGGGGGGCGGAGCAGCCCGGCTCGCGGCTGGAGGCCAAGGTTCCTGCGGCGGAGGCGGTGAGCCCGGTGGCCGACGCCGGAGAGGAGTTGAGTGAGGAGGAAGAGCCGATCCCAGAGAGCAGCTTGGAGGATGCTGGGAAGCGCTTGGCCCAGGTCACGCCGGGCGAGTCTCCCTGCCTGAAGTCGAGAGACAACCGGCAAGTGTGCGTCTACCAGCCACCTCGGCCGCTGCCCTGGGAGCCCAGAGAGCCAAGCCTGGCGCCGAAGGAGATAGCGTTACCTCAGGGTGAAACCACGGCCGCTGTGCCTTCCCCATCTCCCCTGCCTGCCAAAGACGCCCACCCCGAGCTGGCTGAGGGGGAATCCACGCAGGGCAAGCCAGCCCTGGACCCGGACCTGTACTTCACAGCCCCCTCGACGCCCATCAAGACCGTCTATTCCCACCTCAAGCACCACCCTTACGCCAAGGACAGCCTGAGCGAGGAGCAGGGTGAGCTGGACAGCGAAGGGCTCGGCTCCCCGCCCACCTCGCCCTCCGGGTCCTACATCACGGCGGAGGGGGGTAGCTGGGCCTCCTCGGGCACCTCCAGCACCTCCCCGTCTTGTTCTCCCAACCTGATCGCTGAGTCGGAGACCCTGGAGGCCTCGGCGGCGTATGAGGAACCCCTGTTGGAGCCAGAACTTTCGGAGCCAGCTCTATTTCCCAGGCACTCCGGCCTGGCTCCTGAGcagatggaggaggaaggggacgtGTCTTTAGACTCCCTCGGCTCTGGACACACGGCTCTGGCTCCAGAGCCAGCCGAGGAGGAACTGGACGGCCAGATGACGCCGGAAGGAGAGCGGGACTCTGACATTGCTACCTCTGCTGCACGGGTCCCTCGCACCACAGAGCTCCAGGCTTCAGGAGAGCTGCTGCCCGTTCCGGAGacggacctgccccagccagaagaAGACTCTGGGGACGAAACGGAGCCGCGGCTCAGCCTCTTGGATGGGGGGCTCCTGAAGATGGACATCTTCACCTTGGAGCAAGTCGGGGCCAACCTGGGGGCCAGGGAGGCAGTGAAAGAGCCTCCGGAGTCCAGCCTGTcgtcctgctcccccacccccttgccggGCCTCCAGTCGGAGTCCAGCAGCCTGTCCGGGACGAGCTGCTCCTCGGATGCGGAGACGCCCAGCAGCCTGCAAGCGGAGCCCACCGCCTCCTCGGCCGAACTGCCCCCCGACTTTGCCGAGGGCCCGGACAACGACCAGATGATCCCGGCCACGCTGCTGCCCTTCTGCGGCAGCCTGATCTTCGAGGCCGAGTCGCTGGAGATCACGCTGTTCCCCCAGGGGGAGTCGGTGGAGAACGACCTCTACGGCGTGGAGGAAGACAACACCTCGGCCTCCTTCCAGCACTCCCTGTCGGAGAACTCCATCAACGAGGGTGTGGACGAGTCCTTTGCCTACCAGGACGACACCTCCCCGTCCTCCGACTCTGCCTCCTATGACGGCGAGGCGGACGTGCAGCTGTACAGCACCGAGCGATACGCCGTGGTGACCCCCTCGGCTCAGGAAGGGGAGAAACCTGCAGCGGGGGACTCGGAGCCGGGGGCCTCCTGCTCCGGCAGCGAGAGCGAGATGGAGACGTCGTCGGATGCCTCGGACACGGATGAGGAATATGCGGCTTTCTCAGAGCTGGGCGGGGTCCCGCCCACGGAGGCACAAGTCGGACTAGAGCCAGAGGGGAGTGTGGCTCCCGAGGATGAGCCGGAAGGAATCACGGAGGCAGAAGAGCAGCATCCGCCCGCCCGAGGGGAGGAGATGCCGAAATCCGAGCCTCTCGCCGAGCCGCCGGCGGACGGGCTCAGTGATGCTGAAGAGAGCCCAGAGAGCCGGAGCGTTTCGCCCCCAGGCCGCAGCTGGAGTCCCTCCCTGAAACCAGCCAGCGCCACGTCTCCCAGGGGGTCTTTCTGGAGAGCTGACTCTGATGGGGCAGGCGACTCGCCAGGGCAGAGCGACCCCCCTTCGGAGAGCTCCCTCGGGCACCGGTCCTCGCTGTCAGACACACAGGAGGCCCTGGAGAAGGGGTTCCCCGATGCGGAGTGCCTGATCGCCTGCTTCGATACGGACGAGGAGGCTGAGGCCTTCCCTGGACTGGAGGCGGCCGTGGCGAAGGCAGAGCCCACGAGCCAGGCAACGGCCGAGGTGTGCGCAATGCCCTGgagaggctgggaggggatgggaaCCGCAATCCCCTTGCCCTGGGAGCAGAAGCCGGCTCCCCACGCGCTAGCGGAGCCTCCCGTGGGGAAAGGCAGCGATGATGCCGCGCTCGAGATCAGCGCCAGGCTGAAGGAGTCGGAAGCCCATCTCCTGGCCCTGCTAGACCAGGACGGCCAGGACCTGGAAGGGAAGAGCGAGGGTCCCTTTGAGGCCCGGCTGGGGGCCGATGaagccagcctggagcagccagaAGTGGCCCGAGCCGACAGCGAGCCAGTAGGGGAGTGCCTGAtcgcctgcttctcctcctccgagGAAGAGCTGGAGGAGGTATCCCTCGACCAAGTCAACAATAATGAGGAACAAGGGGAGCTGTGTGTGGAAGCCAGCCTAGGTCCCCAGGCCTCTCTGGGAGGAAAGGACCCAGAGCCAAATGCACTCCTGGACACAGCTGGCCAGATGGAGCCCATGCTGGACAAGGTGCTGGCTCCAcacccagagccccccctccctcctggggagACAGAGCCCCCAAGCCTGGACCTCCACGTGATGCTGGATGGGAGCAGCACGCTCTGCTGGCAGCAGGACGGGGAGCCGGCGTCTGAGCGCGAGAGCCGTGGGGAGACGTCCTTCAGCCCAGCGGAGTCCTCGCTGCTCCCCCAGGCGGCTGCCGTGCCGCTGAGCGCAGAACcaacgggggggcagggagccccgagCCAGGAGCCAGCCCCAGCGGACAGCCGCCTCCCTGAGCCAGCGCAGCTGCGCCCCCAGACCGAGACCAAAGATTCCCACCCAAGAGACCCTCAACTGGACCAGAGCAGGCCCGGCAGCACGGCGCCGGCAGAGCCAAGTGGCGCCACTGACCAGACCCTCGAGATGCCGGGGACGAGCCCCCAAGAGAAGCCACAACCGGCCGAGGCCGCAGAACCGGCCCCGGAACCCGAGTTTGGGGCCTCGCCCGTCGCTGCGGCGATTGAGACCCAGCCgaaggcagctgctccagctgtgagcctgggggagcCTGTGGAAACGGCAGTGCCTGAAGAGGGAGCCAGGGAGGCCCTGCGAGGCGAAGCCACTGAGGAAGCCAGGCAGGCGtctgcatggggcagggaggaacgCAGCCCCAGGCATCCTGTCTTGGCTCCGCTTCGGCCCCTCGGAGACCCACTGGAGATGGAGTCTCCCGCCACGCCGGCCTGGACAcgagccctgccccaggccccgcaggTCTGCAGCGTGGATGCCAACGTGCCTGAGCTGAGGGACGACAGGGGGCTCGTAGAAAccgctggctcctgggagcccgaACATGCGGCTGGAGAGGAGCAAGACGCCTCCGCCCTGGTGAGCTGCAGCGAGAGCGGGTCCCTGGAGAGCGCCGCGGTAGGACGCACGGACGAGGTGACTGGAGCCCAACCCGGTGGCCAAGAGctgcctggtgggaggggggcccagaaccaAGAGGCTGTGGAGGAAGGCGCCCGGCCCGCTCAGGAAGTGGTGGCAACTGCGGAAGAGGAACCAGCTGCCCCGCAGGCCCGCGAGCGTCTCAGCCACGTGCTGGAGGAGGAAGCGCGGGGCGCTGAGGCCACGTCGGAAGGAGGAGCCAGCTGCACCGAAGAGGTGGCTCAGCCCGAGGAGGATCGGCCAggaactcccctgccccagggcaagaTGGCCGTGGAGCTGGAGGAGAGCGCGGAGGCCGCTTGGGCCGGCGATGACCTGCCCGGGGGCGCTGTCCTGGGAGGAAGCTGGCCgccaggccctgcagcactcAGTCCTTCGCCTGGTTTTGACAGCCCTGCGGCCTCTGCGCAGGAGGAACCCGCCGAGATGGCTTCCTCCAGAGAGTCCTCTCCAGAGCCACCGGCCGCCTCCGAGTCCTTCACTTCCAGCAGCTTCGCAGCCTCTGCGGAGACCCTGGGAGAGGTCCTCAGGCTGGCTGATCCCGCCCTGGAGGGTTTCGGAAGGGAGCAGGCTGCTCCTGAGCAGGCAGAGAGCCCGCGGACCCGGCAGGAAGTGGGCCTGAAGGAGGCAGTCCCGCACCCGCAATATTCCCACCCCAGCAGCGCCTCTCCAGCGTCGCTTGTGCGGGGCCCTTCCCCTGAGCACAGCCCGGCCCCCAGGCCCCCTGGGCAGTGCCTGGCTGTGTGTTTGCACTATCCGTCCCTCCACGAAGCGCCACGTGCCGCTCGCTCGGAGCGAGCCAGGCGAAGAGCCCCCCTGCCGGCGCCCGGCGACCAGCAGCCGCTCTTCACTGCGTCCGAGGCGGAGATCTACGTGGGCCAGCCCCCTGCGGAGGCTGGGGATCGCCGTCCCCATGGCCACCTGGAAGCAGAGGGCCCTGACTCCATGGAACCCAAAGCTGTGGCTGCAGAAGGCCCGTCGGCCAGCCTGGGACTGCGTGAGCCATCTGGTGCCTTGGCGGAGACAGCGGCCGGCCTGCCAGCAGCCTCCCACGAGCAGCAGCAAATCGCCGCCATGTTACAAGGCTCCTTCGGGAACCTCCAGGCCTCCCAGCTCCGAGCGGGGCCTCCGTGTCCCACGGGCAGCCCGCTGGTGACCGAAGCACAAAGTGTCCTTGCCAGCCTCAAGGAGCGAGTCTGGGAGAGCTCCTCCGGAGAGACCACCCCCGACTCCTGGGAGGCCAGCGAAGCACAAGAGGCAGAAGCGCTGCCTCTCCCGGAAACGCCCGCTCAcgtgctgctcagccagggcgCTCAGCACGCGCCGGGACAAGCACAAGAGAGCAGCCGGGAGCCGGGCAGCCCTGTGCCACGGCCTCCCTCCCCGGACATCCGCGAGTCCGTGAGCCCTGTGCCACGGCCTCCCTCCCCGGACATCCGCGAGTCCGTGAGCCCTGTGCCACGGCCTCCCTCCCCGGACATCCGCGAGTCCGTGAGCCCTGTGCCACGGCCTCCCTCCCCGGACATCCGCGAGTCCGTGAGCCCTGTGCTGGAGGACCTGGATTTTGCAGATGAAGACTCAGGCTTGCACAGCGAAGGGCCCTCGGAGGAAGAGGCAGCCCAGCCTGCCAAAGATGAGGATGAGAGCTCTCGGAGCCcggaggagcctgcagagccgggGATTTCCCCTGGGGAGGCAGGTGTAGATGGTGCCGAGCCGGAGGCCAGCTGCGCAGGACACCTGCAGAGTCTGCCACATCGAGAAGACCAGGACGATCTGCCAAGCCAGCTCCCGCTGGGAGGTAGTGAAGGCGGCAGAGCGAATGAGGCTCCGCCAACCGTAGAAGCAACCAGTCCGTTGACGCCGAGTTCCTCTCCTTCTCCTGAGCCCTCGGCAGCATCCCTGGCCGAGGAGTCTCCGCCGCCTCCCGAGTCTCCGCCGCCACCAGAGCCTTGCTCCCCCCCTGCAGCCGCTCCTCTTGCGCCAGGCGGGCCTGCCTCTCCCGAAGTCGCGGTGGAGGAGGTGCCTTCTCCTTGCTCTGAACTCCTAGAAGTGCCTCCTGCTTTATCCTTCCCAGCACCTTGCTCAGACGAGCCTGTCCCAGGCCAAAAAGACACCTCAGGGCTGCCCACGCCTGACACGCTCTCCGGCACAGAGGACGCTTGGGTTGAGAACCGGCCGTCTCTCCTGCTGGATTCCAGGAAGTACTTAGAAG ctctggAGAGcgccgcccccccggccccctgccgaGACCCCTTCCCCGGCGGCCCAGACGCCCGCGGGAGACCCCCGCTCCCCGGAAACAAAGACCCCCGAGGGCGGGGCTCCGTGTCGGCAGAAGAGAGGCGCGCTCACCGCGGCTCCATCCAGTCGGAGTCCAGCTCCTCCAGCGAGAGCGAGCTGCCCTACCGCTGCCCGGAGATCGAGACCCTGCGGGAGGCGGCCGGCGCGGCGCTGCGGGACGACCGGCCACGGGCGGGCCAGAGGAGCTGGGAAGTGAACCATAAAG